The Nocardioides sp. S5 genome includes a window with the following:
- a CDS encoding glycoside hydrolase family 3 N-terminal domain-containing protein produces MTVPSSSSERPEPWRDTTVAVDDRVDDLLGRMTRVEKVAQLSGVWLLAADAGEMAPMLHESAPELAWEDLVADGLGQLTRPFGTSPVEVEHGLAILAERQDQVRRANRFGIPAQVHEECLTGLNAWGATIYPTPVSWAAAFDPALVERMGEQIGTLMARLGIHQGLAPVLDVARDLRWGRVEETMGEDPFLAGVMASAYVRGLQSAGVVATLKHFLGYSASRGGRNLAPVSMGMRELHDVMLPPFEMALRAGARSVMNAYTDIDGVPSAADSHLLTTLLRDTLGFEGTVAADYFSVAFLHSLHAMAADLGQAAGLALEAGIDVELPTVDAYGAPLLEAMADGRVDEKVVDRALRRVLRQKCELGLLDPDWAPVAVGPVDLDPPEARALALDMARRSVVLLANDGALPLPAGSRVALVGPNADTGEAMLGCYSFPMHVLPHHAGTEPGLAIPTVREVLAASYDVVHERGCAVGVPGRPGDEATDPEAALEAAVAAAAGADVCVAVLGDRAGLFGNGTSGEGCDAADLRLPGRQEELLERLLATGTPVVAVLLVGRPYDLSRYADRLAAVVCGFFLGEEGATAVGEVLAGTTNPSGRLPVSFPSAGSAQPSTYLGSALAHRTEVSTLDPTSLFPFGHGRGYAEATWDGIELVSGRSWATDGETHLRVELSNGTDREVSEVVQVYLHDRAASVVRPVQRLVAAVRVDLAAGARSRVDLRLHADLTSFTGRDHARIVEPGAVELRVGRSSADHEAVLELELVGSERCAGPDRVLEPGIVVEMVA; encoded by the coding sequence GTGACCGTCCCGTCCTCATCGTCCGAGCGTCCCGAGCCCTGGCGTGACACGACAGTGGCCGTCGACGACCGGGTCGACGACCTGCTGGGACGGATGACGCGTGTCGAGAAGGTCGCGCAGCTGTCGGGGGTCTGGTTGCTCGCTGCCGACGCGGGCGAGATGGCCCCGATGCTCCACGAGTCGGCACCCGAGCTCGCCTGGGAGGACCTCGTCGCGGACGGGCTCGGACAGCTGACCCGCCCCTTCGGCACGTCGCCGGTCGAGGTCGAGCACGGGCTCGCCATCCTCGCCGAGCGGCAGGACCAGGTCCGCCGCGCCAATCGGTTCGGCATCCCGGCGCAGGTCCACGAGGAGTGCCTGACGGGGCTGAACGCCTGGGGCGCGACGATCTACCCCACGCCGGTCAGCTGGGCGGCGGCGTTCGACCCGGCTCTCGTCGAGCGCATGGGAGAGCAGATCGGCACGCTGATGGCCCGGCTCGGAATCCACCAGGGACTGGCCCCGGTGCTCGACGTGGCCCGCGACCTCCGGTGGGGCCGGGTCGAGGAGACGATGGGCGAGGACCCCTTCCTGGCCGGGGTGATGGCCTCGGCCTACGTGCGTGGCCTGCAGTCCGCCGGCGTCGTGGCCACGCTGAAGCACTTCCTGGGCTACTCCGCGTCCCGCGGCGGCCGCAACCTGGCCCCGGTCAGCATGGGCATGCGGGAGCTCCACGACGTGATGCTCCCGCCGTTCGAGATGGCCCTGCGAGCCGGTGCCCGCTCGGTGATGAACGCCTACACCGACATCGACGGCGTGCCCTCGGCGGCCGACTCGCACCTGCTCACCACCTTGCTGCGCGACACCCTCGGCTTCGAGGGCACCGTCGCGGCCGACTACTTCTCCGTGGCGTTCCTGCACTCGCTCCACGCGATGGCCGCCGACCTCGGACAGGCAGCGGGGCTCGCCCTCGAGGCCGGGATCGACGTCGAGCTGCCGACGGTCGACGCCTACGGCGCGCCGCTGCTGGAGGCGATGGCCGACGGACGCGTCGACGAGAAGGTCGTCGACCGTGCGCTGCGGCGCGTGCTGCGCCAGAAGTGCGAGCTCGGCCTGCTCGACCCGGACTGGGCCCCCGTCGCTGTGGGGCCCGTCGACCTGGACCCGCCGGAGGCCCGGGCGCTGGCGCTCGACATGGCTCGCCGCTCGGTCGTGCTCCTGGCCAACGACGGCGCCCTCCCGCTGCCCGCGGGCAGCAGGGTCGCGCTGGTCGGCCCCAACGCCGACACCGGCGAGGCGATGCTCGGCTGCTACTCGTTCCCGATGCACGTCCTGCCGCACCACGCCGGCACCGAGCCGGGGCTGGCGATCCCCACGGTGCGCGAGGTGCTCGCAGCGTCGTACGACGTGGTGCACGAGCGCGGCTGTGCGGTCGGCGTCCCCGGGCGCCCGGGTGACGAGGCGACCGATCCGGAGGCCGCGCTCGAGGCGGCCGTGGCGGCTGCCGCCGGCGCCGACGTGTGCGTCGCGGTGCTGGGTGACCGCGCAGGGCTCTTCGGCAACGGCACCTCCGGCGAGGGGTGCGACGCAGCCGACCTTCGCCTGCCCGGTCGGCAGGAGGAGCTGCTCGAGCGGCTGCTCGCGACGGGCACGCCGGTCGTCGCTGTGCTGCTGGTGGGCCGTCCGTACGACCTCAGCAGGTATGCCGACCGGCTCGCCGCCGTCGTGTGCGGGTTCTTCCTCGGCGAGGAGGGTGCCACCGCCGTCGGCGAGGTGCTCGCCGGGACGACCAACCCCTCGGGTCGCCTGCCCGTCAGCTTCCCCTCGGCCGGCTCCGCGCAGCCGTCGACGTACCTCGGCTCGGCCCTGGCGCACCGCACGGAGGTGTCCACGCTCGACCCGACGTCCCTGTTCCCCTTCGGGCACGGGCGGGGGTACGCCGAAGCCACTTGGGACGGCATCGAGCTGGTCTCCGGGCGGAGCTGGGCCACCGACGGTGAGACGCACCTGCGGGTCGAGCTGTCCAACGGGACCGACCGGGAGGTCTCGGAGGTCGTGCAGGTCTACCTCCACGACCGCGCCGCGTCGGTCGTGCGCCCGGTGCAGCGCCTGGTCGCGGCAGTGCGGGTGGACCTGGCTGCCGGTGCGCGGAGCCGGGTGGACCTCCGGCTGCACGCCGACCTCACCTCGTTCACCGGTCGTGACCACGCGCGGATCGTCGAGCCCGGCGCCGTCGAGCTCAGGGTCGGCCGGTCGAGCGCCGACCACGAGGCGGTGCTGGAGCTCGAGCTCGTCGGCTCGGAGAGGTGCGCGGGTCCTGACCGGGTGCTGGAGCCCGGGATCGTGGTCGAGATGGTGGCGTGA
- a CDS encoding FAD-binding protein: protein MSTPDHRRRANWAGNLTYSARELVRPGSVAELQDVVAAAAAAGDRVRALGSRHSFSSVADTDGVHVSTRDLDLFVELEGADGEVAVVPGAMTYAEVAPVLHARGRALHNLGSLPHISVAGACATGTHGSGDDLGSLATAVVAVELVTASGELVRLDPAHADFRGAVVALGALGVVTRLWLRTEPTYEVRQRVWEGLPATEVAEQLLAVLGSGTSVSVFTDLSDPATVSSVWVKERLDRPGTLAPCLASRAPATRELHPVPGVDPSAASPQQGRPGPWHERLPHFRASHLPSVGEELQSELFLPREAAPHLLPALASIRDVVAPALLVHEIRSAASDELWLSPLRGRDSVMAHFTWRPEPELVMPALRAVEDALAPWEPRAHWGKITATPELRAPAGAYDLAAFEALRRRLDPGGVFRNDLLPR, encoded by the coding sequence GTGAGCACGCCCGACCACCGCCGCCGGGCCAACTGGGCCGGGAACCTGACGTACTCCGCCCGGGAGCTCGTCCGCCCCGGGAGCGTCGCCGAGCTGCAGGACGTGGTCGCGGCCGCGGCCGCCGCCGGCGACCGGGTGCGGGCACTCGGCTCCCGGCACTCCTTCTCGAGCGTGGCCGACACCGACGGGGTGCACGTCAGCACCCGCGACCTCGACCTGTTCGTCGAGCTCGAGGGCGCCGACGGCGAGGTCGCGGTCGTGCCCGGCGCGATGACGTACGCGGAGGTCGCTCCCGTGCTGCACGCCCGCGGCCGTGCGCTGCACAACCTCGGCTCGCTGCCGCACATCAGCGTGGCGGGCGCCTGCGCGACCGGCACCCACGGGTCCGGCGACGACCTCGGATCCCTGGCGACGGCCGTGGTCGCGGTCGAGCTCGTGACCGCCTCGGGCGAGCTGGTGCGCCTCGACCCCGCGCACGCCGACTTCCGCGGTGCGGTGGTCGCGCTCGGCGCGCTGGGCGTGGTGACCCGCCTGTGGCTGCGCACCGAGCCGACCTACGAGGTCCGCCAGCGGGTGTGGGAGGGGCTGCCGGCGACCGAGGTGGCCGAGCAGCTGCTCGCCGTGCTGGGCAGCGGCACCAGCGTGAGCGTCTTCACCGACCTGTCCGACCCGGCCACGGTCTCTTCGGTGTGGGTCAAGGAGAGGCTCGACCGCCCGGGCACGCTGGCGCCGTGCCTGGCCTCGCGCGCCCCGGCCACCCGCGAGCTGCACCCGGTCCCGGGGGTGGACCCGTCCGCCGCCTCCCCCCAGCAAGGGAGGCCGGGGCCGTGGCACGAACGCCTGCCGCACTTCCGCGCCTCGCACCTGCCCAGCGTGGGGGAGGAGCTCCAGAGCGAGCTCTTCCTGCCCCGGGAGGCCGCCCCGCACCTGCTGCCCGCGCTCGCGAGCATCCGCGACGTCGTCGCCCCCGCGCTGCTCGTCCACGAGATCCGGTCCGCCGCCTCGGACGAGCTGTGGCTCAGCCCGCTGCGTGGTCGTGACTCGGTCATGGCGCACTTCACCTGGCGGCCCGAGCCCGAGCTGGTGATGCCGGCGCTGCGCGCCGTGGAGGACGCACTGGCGCCCTGGGAGCCGCGCGCGCACTGGGGCAAGATCACGGCCACCCCCGAGCTGCGCGCACCGGCCGGGGCGTACGACCTGGCCGCCTTCGAGGCCCTTCGCCGGCGTCTCGACCCGGGCGGCGTGTTCCGCAACGACCTGCTGCCGCGCTGA
- a CDS encoding polysaccharide deacetylase family protein, whose amino-acid sequence MTHGPWPGGAVDPTARPVERARGTGRVAALTFDDGPSAHTGRLLDLLAALGVRATFCVVGRNVLAPGGAALVRRIVAEGHVLGNHSVDFADLGRASVSEVEAVLLANLRIIRSALGDPRAPVPYFRAPNASFGCTGEVAAALGMQPLGLGNVIHDWDDHADRSVATLSRHLRDAITPGSIVLAHDGGGDRAATVDAVAAVLPEKIEAGFTFTLPVGGTCQPHLEEHL is encoded by the coding sequence GTGACCCACGGTCCCTGGCCCGGCGGTGCCGTGGACCCGACCGCGAGACCGGTCGAGCGGGCCCGTGGCACCGGACGGGTCGCGGCCCTCACCTTCGACGACGGTCCTTCCGCCCACACGGGGCGGCTGCTCGACCTGCTCGCCGCGCTGGGCGTGCGCGCCACCTTCTGCGTGGTCGGGCGCAACGTGCTCGCACCTGGCGGCGCGGCGCTGGTGCGGCGCATCGTCGCGGAGGGACATGTCCTGGGCAACCACTCGGTCGACTTCGCAGACCTCGGCCGCGCGTCGGTGTCCGAGGTGGAGGCGGTGCTGCTCGCGAACCTGCGGATCATCCGCTCGGCGCTCGGCGACCCACGCGCCCCGGTCCCGTACTTCCGTGCTCCCAACGCGAGCTTCGGCTGCACCGGTGAGGTGGCCGCGGCGCTCGGCATGCAGCCGCTCGGACTCGGCAACGTGATCCACGACTGGGACGACCACGCCGACCGCAGCGTCGCGACGCTCTCGCGTCACCTGCGCGACGCCATCACCCCGGGGTCGATCGTCCTCGCTCACGACGGCGGGGGCGACCGTGCCGCGACGGTCGACGCCGTGGCCGCAGTCCTCCCTGAGAAGATCGAGGCAGGCTTCACCTTCACGCTGCCGGTCGGTGGCACCTGCCAGCCCCACCTCGAGGAGCACCTGTGA
- a CDS encoding LacI family DNA-binding transcriptional regulator, with protein MTGHRDGVDDLAALTGPRSNRRVTMQQVAVEAGVSVSTVSKVINGRYGISVATAAHVSGVIERLGYETSLVARSLRNQRTNVVGVLVADFEPFSTEVLKGAADAIRGSGFELVAYSAGGRVDEHVGWERRYLSRLMGTLVDGAVLVTPTVTDVDSDGPVVAIDPHTGSTTIPTVTAHNLQGAHAGVRHLLDLGHTHIAMVTGRVDLISAQLREQGFRDALAEAGVPVDESLVVHGAFEADVAREAAYELLRRPDRPTAIFAASDQMALAVLEVARELDIDVPTDLSLVGFDNIPESALSEPPLTTVEQPIREMGRTAVALLIELIAGVEPTDLHRTLGTDLVLRRSTRAPGGIPS; from the coding sequence ATGACTGGTCATCGCGACGGGGTCGACGACCTGGCGGCCCTGACGGGACCGCGGTCGAACCGGCGCGTGACGATGCAGCAGGTCGCCGTCGAGGCGGGCGTGTCCGTCTCGACGGTGTCCAAGGTGATCAACGGTCGGTACGGCATCTCGGTGGCCACCGCCGCGCACGTCAGCGGCGTGATCGAGAGGCTCGGCTACGAGACGAGCCTGGTGGCCCGCAGCCTGCGCAACCAGCGCACCAACGTGGTCGGCGTGCTGGTGGCGGACTTCGAGCCGTTCAGCACCGAGGTCCTCAAGGGCGCCGCCGACGCGATCCGCGGATCAGGCTTCGAGCTGGTCGCCTACTCGGCCGGTGGCCGTGTCGACGAGCACGTCGGCTGGGAGCGGCGCTACCTCTCCCGTCTGATGGGCACCCTGGTCGACGGTGCCGTCCTGGTGACGCCGACCGTCACCGACGTCGACAGCGACGGGCCGGTCGTCGCCATCGATCCCCACACGGGAAGCACCACGATCCCCACCGTCACGGCCCACAACCTGCAGGGCGCTCACGCCGGGGTCCGGCACCTGCTCGACCTCGGGCACACCCACATCGCGATGGTGACCGGCCGCGTCGACCTGATCTCGGCCCAGCTGCGCGAGCAGGGCTTCCGTGACGCCCTTGCCGAGGCCGGCGTCCCCGTCGACGAGTCGCTCGTCGTGCACGGCGCGTTCGAGGCCGACGTGGCCCGCGAGGCGGCGTACGAGCTGCTGCGCCGGCCGGACCGGCCGACGGCCATCTTCGCTGCGAGCGACCAGATGGCCCTCGCCGTGCTCGAGGTGGCCCGTGAGCTCGACATCGACGTGCCGACCGACCTCTCCCTGGTGGGGTTCGACAACATCCCGGAGTCCGCCCTGTCGGAGCCCCCGCTCACGACGGTCGAGCAGCCCATCCGCGAGATGGGTCGCACCGCCGTCGCGCTGCTCATCGAGCTGATCGCGGGCGTCGAGCCCACGGACCTGCATCGCACGCTCGGCACCGACCTGGTGCTGCGTCGTTCCACCCGAGCCCCCGGAGGTATCCCGTCGTGA
- a CDS encoding glycosyltransferase encodes MRILCTFVGGLGHLTPLLPVAHAARDAGHDVAIAGSGGLVPRIEDEGFAAYATSETSHHGAAVSRDPAPLAVMGAAASEVEFAQNFASRGARRMAGAVPPVIEDFGPDLVLRDETDLGTTVAAELAGVPVATHLVLASGLLLRPELVAPELDAVRMEHGLDADPGLRRLTSGLVLSDAPPAFRSPHAPLRLEPTHYRSGDVVRSRRTSSRPRVYVTLGTIFNKTSGDLFERLLDGLAELDADAIVTIGRGLDPADLGAQPPHVRVVPFVPQSQVLPEVDLVVSHGGSGSLLSALAHGLPSVLLPLGADQPHNAVRAGELGLATSLDAAGATPEAIAEQVDTALRDDAMRARCAAVADEVRALPDLTSAVAALEDAAG; translated from the coding sequence ATGCGCATCCTCTGCACCTTCGTCGGTGGCCTCGGGCACCTCACCCCGCTCCTGCCCGTGGCCCACGCCGCGCGGGACGCCGGTCACGACGTGGCGATCGCCGGGTCCGGCGGCCTGGTGCCGCGGATCGAGGACGAGGGCTTCGCGGCGTACGCCACCAGCGAGACGTCCCACCACGGGGCGGCCGTGAGCCGCGACCCTGCACCGTTGGCAGTGATGGGGGCCGCGGCGAGCGAGGTGGAGTTCGCGCAGAACTTCGCCAGCCGGGGCGCACGACGCATGGCCGGGGCCGTCCCGCCGGTCATCGAGGACTTCGGACCGGACCTGGTGCTGCGTGACGAGACCGACCTCGGCACGACCGTCGCCGCCGAGCTGGCCGGCGTGCCGGTCGCGACCCATCTCGTGCTCGCCTCCGGCCTGTTGCTGCGTCCCGAGCTCGTGGCCCCGGAGCTGGACGCCGTACGCATGGAGCACGGGCTGGACGCCGACCCCGGCCTGCGCCGGCTGACCTCCGGCCTTGTCCTGTCCGACGCGCCTCCCGCCTTCCGCAGCCCCCACGCGCCGCTGCGCCTCGAACCCACCCACTACCGGTCGGGCGACGTGGTGCGGTCGCGCCGCACGAGCAGCAGGCCCCGCGTCTACGTCACGCTCGGCACCATCTTCAACAAGACGTCCGGAGACCTCTTCGAGCGCCTCCTCGACGGGCTGGCCGAGCTCGACGCCGACGCGATCGTCACGATCGGCCGCGGACTCGACCCCGCTGACCTCGGCGCGCAGCCCCCGCACGTCCGCGTGGTGCCCTTCGTCCCCCAGTCCCAGGTGCTGCCCGAGGTCGACCTGGTGGTCTCCCACGGCGGTTCGGGCAGTCTTCTCTCCGCACTCGCCCACGGCCTCCCGTCGGTCCTGCTGCCGCTCGGCGCCGACCAGCCGCACAACGCCGTCCGCGCGGGCGAGCTCGGTCTCGCGACGTCGCTGGACGCGGCCGGCGCCACCCCGGAGGCCATCGCCGAGCAGGTGGACACGGCGCTGCGGGACGACGCGATGCGCGCCCGCTGCGCCGCGGTGGCCGACGAGGTACGCGCTCTGCCGGACCTCACCTCGGCCGTGGCGGCGCTGGAGGACGCCGCCGGCTGA
- a CDS encoding sugar ABC transporter permease: protein MSLTPPIVAPDQGVGDPAPGVRPDELSSRRRPRAVRRTTGRERLEILVFVLPALVLMALFVGWPVLSAVRMSLYRWRGFGPMDDFVGLDNYRRVLTDDVFTQAVTHNLTIVVLSILIQLPLGLGAALLLNRRMRGRGVVRTLIFVPYVLAEVIAGVIWFQLLIPETGVVDGLLGGVGVAAPDQGFLGTPGLALGTVMAVLTWKYLGLAILLFLAGLQSVPEEVYEAAQLDGASWWQTQWRVVVPLLGPTIRTWCFLSMIGSLQLFDMVWVLTGGGPANATTTMATYLITQGTQRGNYGIAGAASVVLFVIGVVMAALYQRLVLRRDTRIER from the coding sequence GTGAGCCTGACTCCACCGATCGTCGCCCCCGACCAGGGCGTCGGCGACCCCGCCCCGGGGGTACGACCCGACGAGCTGTCCTCGCGTCGTCGCCCCCGGGCGGTGCGCCGCACCACCGGGCGCGAGCGCCTGGAGATCCTGGTCTTCGTCCTGCCCGCCCTGGTGCTGATGGCGTTGTTCGTCGGGTGGCCGGTGCTGTCGGCGGTGCGGATGTCGCTCTACCGGTGGCGCGGTTTCGGTCCGATGGATGACTTCGTCGGGCTGGACAACTACCGGCGGGTCCTCACCGACGACGTGTTCACCCAGGCGGTGACGCACAACCTGACCATCGTCGTGCTCAGCATCCTCATCCAGCTGCCCCTGGGGCTCGGGGCCGCGCTCCTGCTCAACCGAAGGATGCGTGGCCGCGGGGTGGTTCGCACGCTCATCTTCGTCCCGTACGTGCTGGCCGAGGTGATCGCGGGCGTCATCTGGTTCCAGCTGCTGATCCCCGAGACGGGTGTGGTCGACGGCCTCCTGGGCGGTGTCGGGGTCGCCGCACCCGACCAGGGCTTCCTGGGCACCCCCGGCCTGGCCCTGGGGACGGTGATGGCCGTCCTCACGTGGAAGTACCTCGGGCTGGCGATCCTGCTGTTCCTCGCCGGGTTGCAGTCGGTCCCGGAGGAGGTCTACGAGGCAGCCCAGCTCGACGGTGCCTCGTGGTGGCAGACCCAGTGGCGGGTGGTGGTGCCGTTGCTCGGTCCGACGATCCGTACGTGGTGCTTCCTGTCGATGATCGGCTCGCTCCAGCTCTTCGACATGGTCTGGGTGCTCACCGGTGGTGGTCCTGCCAACGCGACGACGACCATGGCGACCTACCTGATCACCCAGGGCACCCAGCGCGGCAACTACGGCATCGCCGGAGCCGCCTCCGTCGTGCTCTTCGTCATCGGCGTGGTGATGGCCGCGCTCTACCAGCGACTCGTGCTCCGGCGCGACACCCGGATCGAGAGGTGA
- a CDS encoding YihY/virulence factor BrkB family protein: MTTARTVPVTTEMDGDELDAEDAWHLARHHGLRKIAVESFVRFRYGDGFTNSRALALQACLAVVPFMLALTGLASDIDEERPAAVVAHVVDALSPGSGDGDALATAVDDSDTSETAGEVALVLGLGFALLSMTTAFAQVERGANRIYGIRRDRKALHKYGRAAVLTAVLAVPVGIGFVMIVGGNALGDAMAENYGWSERSVLWWNILRWPLGLGLLVFAIAVLLDHAPRRRQPALSWLALGSGIAVALTAVATAGLAAYVSLSGSFGSVYGPLAGIFALLLWALLSSVAFFYGTAVCAQLEALRAGETTPALDDPGRPHARTVGDGAVD; encoded by the coding sequence ATGACCACCGCGCGCACCGTGCCCGTCACCACCGAGATGGACGGTGACGAGCTCGACGCCGAGGACGCCTGGCACCTGGCCCGCCACCACGGCCTGCGCAAGATCGCGGTCGAGTCCTTCGTCCGGTTCCGCTACGGCGACGGCTTCACCAACTCCCGCGCGCTCGCGCTCCAGGCGTGCCTGGCGGTCGTGCCGTTCATGCTCGCGCTGACCGGTCTCGCCTCCGACATCGACGAGGAGCGCCCGGCTGCCGTCGTGGCTCACGTGGTCGACGCCCTCTCCCCCGGCTCCGGCGACGGCGACGCGCTGGCCACCGCGGTGGACGACTCCGACACCTCCGAGACCGCGGGCGAGGTGGCGCTGGTCCTCGGCCTCGGCTTCGCCCTGCTCTCGATGACGACCGCCTTCGCCCAGGTCGAGCGTGGTGCCAACCGCATCTACGGCATCCGGCGTGACCGCAAGGCGCTGCACAAGTACGGCCGCGCCGCCGTGCTGACGGCCGTGCTCGCGGTGCCGGTCGGCATCGGGTTCGTGATGATCGTCGGGGGCAACGCGCTGGGCGACGCGATGGCCGAGAACTACGGCTGGTCCGAGCGCTCCGTCCTGTGGTGGAACATCCTCCGCTGGCCGCTCGGCCTCGGCCTGCTGGTGTTCGCCATCGCGGTGCTGCTCGACCACGCCCCGCGACGCCGGCAACCCGCCCTCTCCTGGCTGGCCCTCGGCTCGGGCATCGCGGTGGCACTCACCGCCGTCGCGACCGCCGGGCTGGCGGCGTACGTCTCGCTGAGCGGGTCGTTCGGCAGCGTCTACGGCCCGCTGGCCGGCATCTTCGCCCTGCTGCTGTGGGCGCTGCTGTCGTCGGTCGCGTTCTTCTACGGCACTGCGGTCTGCGCGCAGCTCGAGGCGCTGCGAGCCGGCGAGACCACCCCGGCCCTCGACGACCCCGGCCGACCGCACGCGCGGACCGTCGGCGACGGCGCCGTCGACTGA
- a CDS encoding carbohydrate ABC transporter permease — protein MSTVSDRARGGGNPAVYVIALAVVALSVGPVLYGALNGFRSNEQLASNPAGLPDPWRLDNYSSVLTSGEFWRYATNSMAVAALTTLVAVGAGVMAAYPLARYDFRFREPVFMVFVLGLLFPLATAIIPLSIFVSRDLQLSNTWWGVALPQAAFALPVTVVILRPFLMALPRELEEAALIDGSSRIGVFWRIALPLSRPALITVGVLAFVGSWNSYLLPLLLLQGEMRTLPLGVADYSTQYSADTAGVLAFTTVATLPALILFLALQGRIVNGLQGAVKG, from the coding sequence GTGAGCACCGTGTCCGACCGGGCTCGTGGAGGAGGCAACCCCGCCGTCTACGTGATCGCGCTCGCCGTCGTCGCGCTGAGCGTCGGCCCGGTGCTCTACGGCGCGCTCAACGGCTTCCGGTCCAACGAGCAGCTGGCGAGCAACCCGGCCGGCCTGCCGGACCCGTGGCGGCTCGACAACTACAGCTCCGTCCTCACCAGCGGCGAGTTCTGGCGCTACGCGACGAACTCGATGGCGGTGGCGGCGCTGACCACCCTCGTCGCGGTCGGCGCCGGAGTGATGGCGGCGTACCCGCTGGCCCGGTACGACTTCCGGTTCCGCGAGCCCGTCTTCATGGTCTTCGTGCTCGGGCTCCTCTTCCCGCTGGCAACCGCGATCATCCCCCTGTCCATCTTCGTGAGTCGCGACCTCCAGCTGTCCAACACCTGGTGGGGAGTGGCGCTGCCCCAGGCAGCCTTCGCGCTCCCGGTGACGGTGGTCATCCTGCGACCGTTCCTGATGGCGCTGCCGCGGGAGCTCGAGGAGGCGGCTCTCATCGACGGCTCGTCGCGCATCGGCGTCTTCTGGCGGATCGCGCTCCCGCTCAGCCGGCCCGCGCTGATCACCGTGGGGGTGCTGGCGTTCGTCGGGTCGTGGAACTCCTACCTGCTGCCCCTGCTGCTCCTCCAGGGGGAGATGCGCACCCTGCCGCTCGGCGTCGCCGACTACTCGACCCAGTACTCGGCCGACACAGCCGGCGTGCTGGCCTTCACCACGGTGGCGACGCTGCCGGCGCTCATACTCTTCCTAGCCCTGCAGGGACGGATCGTGAATGGTCTGCAAGGCGCGGTGAAGGGCTGA
- a CDS encoding extracellular solute-binding protein — MRKQTRVAALALLCAGTTLTAACGSDDTAGGGDGNTVTWWHNSNNEPGKGYYEQVAADFEADNPGVTVEVTAMAHEDMVDKLAAAFQSGDLPDLYMERGGGELAAHVDAGLTRDLTEDAAEEIEAIGGSVAGWQVDDRTYALPFSLGVVGVWYNTAEFEEAGVTPPTTMTEWEQVNDDLKSAGIAPLSLGAGDKWPAAHYWYYAAVRTCSQDVLTQAVSDLDFSDPCFVEAGEVVEDFIGTEPFNKGFLATPAQEGATSASGLLATGKVASEMQGHWEPGVMQGLTDDGEGLGDRTGWFPFPEVEGGAGDPTAALGGGDAWAVSEGAPDTAVDLVKYLLSEDVQRGFAENDMGLPTVPAATDAVSDPVLADLIEVRDSAPYVQLYFDTAFGESIGGAMNDEIALMFAGESTPQDIVDAMQQAADQQG; from the coding sequence ATGCGGAAGCAGACACGGGTCGCGGCGCTGGCCTTGCTGTGCGCCGGGACGACGCTGACAGCAGCGTGCGGCAGTGACGACACCGCCGGTGGCGGCGACGGGAACACCGTCACGTGGTGGCACAACTCCAACAACGAGCCCGGCAAGGGCTACTACGAGCAGGTCGCGGCCGACTTCGAGGCCGACAACCCAGGCGTCACGGTCGAGGTGACCGCCATGGCGCACGAGGACATGGTGGACAAGCTCGCGGCGGCCTTCCAGAGCGGGGACCTTCCAGACCTCTACATGGAACGTGGTGGCGGCGAGCTCGCCGCGCACGTCGATGCCGGGCTGACCCGCGACCTCACCGAGGACGCCGCCGAAGAGATCGAGGCCATCGGCGGCTCCGTCGCCGGGTGGCAGGTCGACGACCGCACCTACGCCCTGCCGTTCTCCCTCGGCGTGGTCGGCGTCTGGTACAACACCGCGGAGTTCGAGGAGGCTGGCGTCACGCCGCCCACCACGATGACGGAATGGGAGCAGGTCAACGACGACCTCAAGTCCGCCGGCATCGCGCCGCTCTCCCTCGGCGCCGGTGACAAGTGGCCCGCCGCCCACTACTGGTACTACGCGGCCGTGCGCACCTGCAGCCAGGACGTGCTGACCCAGGCGGTGTCGGACCTCGACTTCTCCGACCCGTGCTTCGTCGAGGCAGGCGAGGTGGTCGAGGACTTCATCGGGACCGAGCCCTTCAACAAGGGCTTCCTCGCCACCCCGGCGCAGGAGGGGGCGACCTCCGCCTCCGGCCTGCTGGCGACGGGCAAGGTGGCCAGCGAGATGCAGGGCCACTGGGAGCCGGGTGTCATGCAGGGCCTGACCGACGACGGTGAGGGCCTGGGTGACCGGACCGGCTGGTTCCCGTTCCCCGAGGTCGAGGGTGGAGCCGGCGACCCGACGGCTGCCCTCGGTGGCGGCGACGCCTGGGCGGTGTCCGAAGGCGCACCCGACACGGCTGTCGACCTGGTCAAGTACCTCCTCAGTGAGGACGTGCAGCGCGGTTTCGCGGAGAACGACATGGGATTGCCGACGGTGCCTGCGGCGACCGACGCGGTGAGCGACCCCGTCCTCGCCGACCTGATCGAGGTCCGCGACAGCGCGCCCTACGTCCAGCTCTACTTCGACACCGCGTTCGGTGAGTCGATCGGAGGTGCGATGAACGACGAGATCGCCCTCATGTTCGCGGGCGAGTCGACGCCGCAGGACATCGTCGACGCGATGCAGCAGGCCGCTGACCAGCAGGGCTGA